A stretch of Pseudomonas sp. CCC3.1 DNA encodes these proteins:
- a CDS encoding cbb3-type cytochrome c oxidase subunit 3 gives MDIGMIRGLGTVVVMVAFIGLALWVFSPRRKSEFDDATMLPFMDDPEAIKHVEQEQASRSNKE, from the coding sequence ATGGATATCGGGATGATTCGTGGCCTGGGCACTGTCGTGGTGATGGTGGCGTTTATCGGTTTGGCGCTGTGGGTGTTCAGCCCGCGACGCAAGTCAGAGTTTGACGACGCGACGATGCTGCCGTTCATGGACGATCCCGAAGCCATCAAGCACGTCGAGCAAGAGCAAGCGTCTAGGAGTAACAAAGAATGA
- the ccoP gene encoding cytochrome-c oxidase, cbb3-type subunit III, giving the protein MTTFWSLYVTVLTLGTIFALTWLLLATRKGQRSEQTDEKVGHAYDGIEEYDNPMPKWWFMLFVGTIVFALGYLVLYPGLGNWKGLLPGYQYLDTKEQTPFANGQTGWTGVHEWEKEMAKSDAKFGPIFAKFAAMPIEEVAKDPQALKMGGRLFASNCSVCHGSDAKGAYGFPNLTDADWRWGGTPADIKTTIMAGRHAVMPGWAQVIGEQGVSDVAAYVLTSLDGRKLPDGAKADPLKGKEIYATNCAMCHGPEGKGNPLMGAPNLTHPGAFIYGSSFAQLQQTIRYGRQGQMPAQAELQGNDKVHLLAAYVYSLSHGDEAKTEE; this is encoded by the coding sequence ATGACTACCTTCTGGAGTCTGTACGTCACAGTCCTCACTCTGGGTACGATCTTCGCTTTGACCTGGCTGCTGCTGGCCACTCGCAAGGGCCAGCGCAGCGAGCAGACCGACGAGAAAGTCGGGCACGCTTACGACGGGATCGAAGAGTACGACAACCCAATGCCCAAATGGTGGTTCATGCTGTTTGTGGGCACCATCGTTTTTGCCCTCGGCTACCTGGTGCTGTACCCGGGTCTGGGGAACTGGAAAGGCCTGCTGCCGGGTTATCAGTACCTGGACACCAAAGAGCAAACCCCATTTGCCAATGGCCAGACCGGCTGGACCGGCGTGCATGAGTGGGAAAAGGAAATGGCCAAGTCGGACGCAAAATTTGGACCGATCTTTGCCAAGTTTGCCGCCATGCCCATCGAAGAAGTCGCCAAGGACCCGCAAGCACTGAAAATGGGCGGCCGCCTGTTCGCCTCCAACTGCTCGGTGTGCCACGGTTCCGACGCCAAGGGCGCTTATGGCTTTCCCAACCTGACCGACGCCGACTGGCGCTGGGGCGGTACACCCGCCGACATCAAGACCACCATCATGGCCGGGCGTCACGCCGTCATGCCGGGCTGGGCGCAAGTGATCGGCGAGCAAGGCGTCAGCGACGTGGCGGCTTACGTACTGACCAGTCTGGACGGCCGCAAACTGCCAGACGGTGCGAAGGCCGACCCGCTCAAGGGCAAGGAAATCTACGCCACCAACTGCGCGATGTGCCACGGCCCGGAAGGCAAAGGCAACCCATTGATGGGCGCACCCAACCTGACTCACCCCGGCGCGTTTATCTACGGTTCGAGCTTCGCTCAGTTGCAGCAGACCATCCGTTACGGCCGTCAGGGCCAGATGCCTGCCCAGGCTGAGTTGCAAGGCAATGACAAGGTGCACTTGCTGGCCGCTTACGTGTACAGCCTGTCCCATGGCGATGAGGCCAAGACAGAGGAGTAA
- the ccoG gene encoding cytochrome c oxidase accessory protein CcoG, whose amino-acid sequence MSNNIPVQNVTPPAKKPTESVDLYAAREKIYTRAFSGFFRNLRIAGGALLFLLYFGTVWLNWGGHQAVWWNLPERKFFIFGATFWPQDFILLSGLLIVAAFGLFFITVYAGRVWCGYTCPQSVWTWVFMWCEKVTEGDRNQRIKLDKAPMSANKFVRKFSKHTLWLLIGFVTGMTFVGYFSPIRELVFDFFTGQADGWAYFWVGFFTLATYGNAGWLREQVCIYMCPYARFQSVMFDKDTLIVSYDPRRGEMRGPRKKDADYKAQGLGDCIDCTLCVQVCPTGIDIRDGLQIECIGCAACIDACDNIMDKMNYPRGLISYTTEHNLSGQKTHKLRPRLIGYALVLLTMMGLLAAAFFTRSLVGFDVSKDRVLYRENAEGRIENVYSLKIMNKDQRDHTYVLEASGLPDLKLQGKREINVAAGDIVSLPVELSIAPEQLPSSTNEVFFILKDADNSDIYVKAKSRFIGPHIR is encoded by the coding sequence ATGAGCAATAACATTCCGGTCCAAAACGTCACGCCACCTGCCAAGAAACCCACTGAAAGCGTCGACCTGTACGCCGCCCGAGAAAAAATCTACACCCGCGCCTTCAGCGGTTTTTTCCGCAACCTGCGCATCGCCGGTGGCGCCCTGCTGTTCTTGCTGTATTTCGGCACGGTGTGGCTCAACTGGGGCGGCCACCAAGCCGTCTGGTGGAACCTTCCCGAGCGTAAGTTCTTCATCTTTGGCGCCACTTTCTGGCCACAGGATTTCATCCTGCTGTCGGGCCTGTTGATCGTCGCAGCCTTTGGCCTGTTCTTTATCACCGTGTACGCAGGCCGCGTGTGGTGCGGTTACACCTGCCCGCAAAGCGTATGGACCTGGGTGTTCATGTGGTGCGAAAAAGTCACCGAAGGTGATCGCAACCAGCGCATCAAGCTCGACAAGGCGCCAATGAGCGCCAACAAGTTCGTACGCAAGTTCAGCAAGCACACGCTGTGGCTACTGATTGGCTTTGTGACGGGCATGACCTTTGTCGGCTACTTCTCCCCGATCCGCGAATTGGTGTTTGATTTTTTCACTGGCCAGGCCGATGGCTGGGCCTACTTCTGGGTCGGCTTTTTCACCCTGGCCACCTATGGCAACGCGGGCTGGCTGCGCGAGCAAGTGTGCATTTACATGTGCCCGTATGCGCGCTTCCAGAGTGTGATGTTCGACAAAGACACGCTGATTGTTTCTTACGACCCGCGTCGCGGCGAAATGCGCGGCCCGCGTAAAAAAGACGCGGACTACAAGGCGCAGGGCTTGGGCGACTGCATCGACTGCACCCTGTGCGTTCAGGTGTGTCCGACCGGCATCGACATCCGTGACGGCTTGCAGATTGAATGCATCGGCTGCGCGGCGTGTATCGATGCCTGCGACAACATCATGGACAAGATGAACTACCCGCGCGGCTTGATCAGCTATACCACCGAGCACAACCTGTCCGGCCAGAAAACCCATAAACTGCGTCCGCGCCTGATTGGCTATGCGCTGGTTTTACTGACCATGATGGGCCTGCTGGCAGCCGCCTTTTTCACGCGCTCGCTGGTCGGTTTTGATGTCAGCAAAGACCGCGTGCTCTATCGCGAAAACGCCGAAGGCCGGATCGAAAACGTTTACAGCCTGAAGATCATGAACAAAGATCAGCGCGATCATACGTACGTGCTGGAAGCCAGCGGCTTGCCCGACTTGAAACTGCAAGGCAAACGCGAGATCAACGTCGCGGCGGGTGACATTGTCAGCCTGCCTGTCGAATTGTCGATAGCACCGGAACAATTGCCGTCCAGCACCAACGAGGTGTTCTTCATCCTTAAAGATGCCGATAACAGCGACATCTACGTTAAAGCCAAGAGCCGTTTCATCGGCCCACACATCAGATAA
- a CDS encoding FixH family protein — MPAANAYSPWYKHIWPWIIIAILACSVTLTLSMVTIAVKNPDNLVNDNYYEAGKGINRSLDRELLGQTLQLKAKLRLDEVTGEVVLLLEGNSQPQALELNLISPTQPEKDRRVSLTQSPSEPGRYTGQLDDKVQGRRFVELLGVEDGKTWRLFEEELVDHDKDLTLGDEPIQGAEDRKTQ; from the coding sequence ATGCCCGCAGCAAATGCCTACAGCCCTTGGTACAAGCACATATGGCCGTGGATCATCATCGCCATACTCGCCTGCTCGGTGACGCTGACTCTGTCGATGGTGACCATTGCCGTGAAAAACCCGGACAACCTGGTTAACGACAATTACTACGAAGCTGGCAAAGGGATTAACCGTTCGCTGGACCGCGAACTGCTGGGGCAGACCCTGCAACTGAAAGCCAAGCTGCGTCTGGACGAAGTGACCGGCGAAGTGGTGCTGCTGCTTGAAGGCAACAGCCAGCCGCAGGCCCTGGAGCTGAACCTGATTTCGCCGACACAACCGGAAAAGGACCGCCGAGTCAGCCTGACCCAAAGCCCATCAGAGCCGGGCCGTTATACCGGCCAATTGGATGACAAGGTGCAGGGCCGTCGTTTCGTTGAACTGCTGGGCGTAGAAGACGGCAAGACCTGGCGCCTGTTTGAAGAAGAATTGGTCGACCATGACAAAGACCTGACGCTGGGCGACGAGCCGATTCAGGGCGCTGAAGACCGCAAAACGCAATAA
- a CDS encoding heavy metal translocating P-type ATPase, which produces MTSPVPCYHCTLPVPAGSRFTADVLGQTREFCCPGCQAVAQAIVAGGLESYYQHRSEASANPQALPVQLMEELALYDRPDVQKPFVRHEGEQAETTLLIEGISCAACGWLIEKHLLRLPAVSEARLNLSNHRLHIRWADIQLPLSEVLSELRHIGYAAHPYQADRATEQLASENRLALRQLGVAGLLWFQAMMATMATWPEFNIDLSPEMHTILRWVALFLTTPIVFYSCAPLFKGAMRDLRTRHLTMDVSVSLAIGGAYVAGIWTAITGVGELYFDAVGMFALFLLAGRYLERRARERTAAATAQLVNLLPASCLRLSGDGQSERILLSELKLGDNVLVHPGAILPADGKILDGQSSIDESLLTGEYLPQPRNVGDAVTAGTLNVEGALTVEVLALGQDTRLSAIVRLLDRAQNEKPRLAEIADKAAQWFLLFSLIAAIAIGLLWWQLDPSRAFWIVLAMLVATCPCALSLATPTALTAATGTLHKLGLLLTRGHVIEGLNQIDTVIFDKTGTLTEGRLALRAIRPLRNLSSDQCLALAAALENRSEHPIARAFGRAPQAADEVHSTPGLGLEGRVGEQRLRIGQPTFVCALSLCAIPDMPNEPGQWLLLGDTEGALAWLVLDDRLRADAPALLAACKARGWHTLLLSGDSSPMVASVAAELGIDDAQGGLRPDDKLRVLQQLHAQGRKVLMLGDGVNDVPVLAAADISVAMGSATDLAKTSADAVLLSNRLEALIQAFSLARRTRRVIIENLLWAGLYNGLMLPFAALGWITPIWAAVGMSISSLTVVLNALRLTRMPRQTQTQPTSDTRLLPA; this is translated from the coding sequence ATGACCTCTCCCGTTCCCTGCTACCACTGCACCCTGCCCGTTCCAGCTGGAAGCCGGTTCACCGCCGACGTACTGGGTCAGACCCGCGAATTCTGCTGCCCGGGCTGTCAGGCCGTGGCGCAGGCAATCGTAGCTGGTGGCCTGGAAAGCTATTACCAACATCGCAGTGAGGCGTCGGCCAATCCGCAGGCGCTGCCCGTGCAACTGATGGAAGAACTGGCGCTGTATGACCGCCCTGACGTGCAAAAGCCCTTCGTCCGGCACGAAGGCGAGCAGGCCGAAACCACGCTGCTGATCGAGGGCATCAGTTGTGCCGCCTGTGGCTGGCTGATTGAGAAACACCTGCTGCGCCTGCCTGCGGTAAGTGAAGCCAGGCTCAACCTGTCCAACCACCGCTTGCACATCCGCTGGGCCGACATCCAACTGCCGCTGAGCGAAGTGCTGAGCGAGCTGCGTCATATCGGTTACGCCGCCCACCCGTATCAGGCGGATCGAGCGACGGAGCAATTGGCCAGCGAAAATCGCCTGGCCTTGCGTCAGCTTGGCGTCGCCGGATTGCTGTGGTTTCAGGCGATGATGGCGACCATGGCCACCTGGCCCGAATTCAACATCGACCTCAGCCCCGAGATGCATACCATCCTGCGTTGGGTCGCGCTGTTTCTGACCACGCCTATCGTGTTTTACAGTTGTGCACCGCTTTTCAAAGGCGCAATGCGTGACCTGCGCACGCGCCACCTGACCATGGACGTGTCGGTGTCATTGGCCATTGGTGGCGCCTACGTGGCCGGTATCTGGACCGCCATCACCGGCGTCGGCGAGTTGTATTTCGATGCGGTCGGCATGTTCGCCCTGTTCTTGCTGGCCGGACGCTACCTTGAGCGCCGCGCCCGTGAACGCACAGCGGCAGCCACGGCGCAACTGGTCAATTTGCTGCCCGCCTCGTGCTTGCGCTTGAGTGGCGACGGCCAGAGTGAACGCATCCTGCTGAGCGAACTCAAGCTCGGCGACAACGTTTTGGTGCACCCCGGCGCGATTCTTCCGGCCGACGGCAAGATCCTTGACGGCCAATCGAGCATCGACGAGTCGCTGCTGACCGGCGAATACCTGCCGCAGCCGCGTAACGTGGGCGATGCCGTGACAGCGGGCACCTTGAATGTCGAAGGCGCGCTGACCGTTGAAGTACTGGCATTGGGTCAAGACACGCGCCTGTCCGCCATCGTGCGGTTATTGGACCGCGCCCAAAACGAAAAGCCGCGCCTGGCCGAAATCGCCGACAAGGCTGCGCAATGGTTCCTACTGTTCTCGCTGATTGCGGCTATTGCGATTGGCCTGCTGTGGTGGCAACTCGACCCGTCTCGAGCCTTCTGGATCGTGCTGGCAATGCTGGTGGCTACGTGCCCTTGTGCACTGTCGCTGGCGACCCCGACGGCCTTGACCGCCGCAACTGGCACCTTGCACAAGCTGGGGTTGCTGCTGACCCGGGGCCACGTGATTGAAGGGCTGAACCAGATCGACACGGTGATTTTCGACAAGACCGGCACCTTGACCGAAGGCAGGCTGGCGTTGCGGGCCATTCGCCCCTTGCGCAACCTCAGCAGCGATCAGTGCCTGGCTCTGGCCGCTGCACTCGAAAATCGCTCCGAACACCCCATCGCCCGCGCCTTTGGTCGCGCCCCGCAAGCCGCCGATGAAGTGCACAGCACGCCGGGGCTCGGCCTTGAAGGTCGGGTCGGCGAACAACGCTTACGGATTGGCCAACCTACGTTCGTCTGCGCGCTGAGCCTGTGCGCAATCCCGGACATGCCGAACGAACCCGGCCAATGGCTATTGCTGGGCGATACCGAAGGCGCGCTGGCCTGGCTGGTGCTCGACGACCGCCTGCGCGCCGACGCCCCGGCCTTATTGGCGGCCTGCAAAGCGCGCGGCTGGCACACGTTGCTGCTCTCGGGCGACAGCTCGCCGATGGTTGCCAGTGTCGCTGCCGAGTTGGGCATTGATGACGCTCAAGGCGGGTTGCGACCCGACGACAAACTGCGCGTGCTGCAACAGTTGCACGCTCAGGGACGCAAGGTGTTGATGCTGGGAGATGGGGTTAACGACGTGCCGGTGCTGGCCGCCGCCGACATCAGCGTGGCGATGGGTTCAGCCACTGACCTGGCCAAAACCAGCGCGGACGCGGTACTGCTGTCCAATCGCCTGGAAGCACTGATCCAAGCCTTTAGCCTGGCCCGCCGTACACGTCGGGTGATCATCGAGAATCTGCTGTGGGCCGGTTTGTACAATGGCCTTATGCTGCCCTTTGCAGCACTGGGCTGGATCACGCCGATCTGGGCCGCGGTCGGCATGTCGATCAGTTCATTGACCGTGGTGCTTAACGCCCTGCGCCTGACCCGCATGCCGCGTCAGACGCAGACCCAGCCCACGTCAGACACTCGCCTGCTACCGGCCTGA
- the ccoS gene encoding cbb3-type cytochrome oxidase assembly protein CcoS, whose amino-acid sequence MPALYIMIPAALLIVAIAVYIFFWAVDSGQYDDLDSPAHSILFDDQDPQHTAAVEEAKGTHVLAAKETGDKAPPHA is encoded by the coding sequence ATGCCAGCGCTTTACATCATGATCCCTGCGGCCTTGCTGATTGTTGCAATTGCCGTCTACATCTTCTTCTGGGCCGTGGACAGCGGCCAGTACGATGACCTGGACAGCCCGGCCCACAGCATCCTGTTTGATGACCAGGACCCACAACACACAGCGGCCGTCGAAGAGGCCAAAGGCACTCACGTGCTCGCCGCCAAAGAAACCGGCGACAAGGCCCCACCCCATGCTTGA
- a CDS encoding sulfite exporter TauE/SafE family protein, with protein sequence MLELAPLLLSAVILGLLGGGHCLGMCGGLMGALTFAIPKEQRSRRFKLLLAYNLGRILSYATAGLLLGLAGWAVANSPAAMAMRVLAGVLLICMGLYLAGWWSGLTRIESLGRGLWRHIQPVASRLLPVSSLPRALLLGALWGWLPCGLVYSTLIWSASQGSALDSALLMLAFGLGTWPLLLATGLAAERMTALLRKRSVRMAGGLLVMLFGIWTLPGPHQHWLMGH encoded by the coding sequence ATGCTTGAGCTGGCGCCGCTGCTGCTGTCCGCAGTGATTTTGGGCCTGCTCGGCGGCGGGCATTGCCTGGGCATGTGCGGTGGCTTGATGGGCGCCTTGACCTTTGCCATCCCCAAGGAGCAACGCAGCCGACGCTTCAAACTGTTGCTGGCTTACAACCTGGGTCGAATTCTCAGCTACGCCACCGCAGGTTTACTGCTGGGGCTCGCAGGCTGGGCCGTCGCCAACAGCCCGGCGGCCATGGCGATGCGGGTTCTGGCCGGGGTGTTGTTGATCTGCATGGGCTTGTACCTGGCGGGCTGGTGGAGCGGCCTGACCCGCATCGAAAGCCTGGGGCGCGGCCTGTGGCGGCATATTCAGCCAGTCGCGAGCCGCTTGCTGCCAGTGTCGAGCCTGCCCCGCGCCTTGCTGCTGGGCGCGCTGTGGGGCTGGCTGCCCTGCGGATTGGTTTACAGCACCTTGATCTGGTCAGCCAGTCAGGGCAGCGCGCTCGACAGCGCCTTGCTGATGCTGGCTTTCGGCTTGGGCACTTGGCCCTTGCTGCTGGCCACAGGCCTGGCAGCCGAACGCATGACGGCGCTGCTGCGCAAACGCAGCGTGCGCATGGCTGGCGGGTTGCTCGTGATGCTGTTCGGCATCTGGACCCTGCCCGGCCCGCACCAGCATTGGTTGATGGGGCATTGA
- the hemN gene encoding oxygen-independent coproporphyrinogen III oxidase produces MLDAIRWDSDLIRRYDLAGPRYTSYPTALQFHEQISPFDFLHALRDSRKAMRPLSLYVHVPFCANICYYCACNKVITKDRGRAQPYLKRLKQEIRLIACHLDPRQAVEQLHFGGGTPTFLSHDELRQLMGHLREHFNLLDDDSGDYGIEIDPREADWSTMGLLRELGFNRVSIGLQDLDPEVQRAVNRLQSLEETRAVIDAARTLQFRSINIDLIYGLPKQTPQAFARTLEEVISLQPDRLSVFNYAHLPERFMPQRRINTSDLPSPAEKLSMLERTIEQLTGAGYRYIGMDHFALPDDELAIAQEESTLQRNFQGYTTHGHCDLIGLGVSAISQIGDLYCQNSSDIAHYQHTLGSDQLATSRGLLCNQDDRIRREVIQHIICNLHVPFLRIEQMFNIDFRGYFSNQWPALETMAADGLIALDNEHLTVLPAGRLLVRSICMVFDAYLAQQSRQRYSRVI; encoded by the coding sequence ATGCTCGACGCCATTCGTTGGGACTCAGATTTAATTCGCCGTTATGACCTCGCCGGGCCGCGCTACACCTCGTATCCGACAGCGCTGCAGTTCCATGAGCAGATCAGTCCATTCGACTTTCTGCACGCCCTGCGCGACAGCCGCAAAGCCATGCGCCCGCTGTCGTTGTACGTTCACGTGCCGTTTTGCGCCAATATTTGCTACTACTGCGCCTGCAACAAAGTCATCACCAAGGACCGTGGCCGTGCCCAGCCGTATTTGAAGCGGCTGAAGCAGGAAATCCGCCTGATCGCCTGCCATCTCGATCCCAGGCAAGCAGTGGAACAGCTGCACTTTGGCGGTGGCACACCAACCTTTTTAAGCCACGATGAGTTGCGCCAGCTAATGGGCCATCTGCGCGAGCACTTCAATCTGCTCGACGATGACTCTGGCGACTACGGCATCGAAATCGACCCCCGGGAAGCCGACTGGTCGACCATGGGATTGCTCCGTGAACTGGGGTTCAATCGCGTGAGCATTGGCCTGCAAGACCTCGACCCCGAGGTGCAGCGGGCCGTCAATCGCCTGCAAAGCCTGGAAGAGACCCGCGCCGTGATCGATGCAGCGCGCACCTTGCAGTTCCGCTCGATCAACATCGACCTGATTTACGGCTTGCCCAAACAAACCCCGCAGGCGTTCGCCCGCACCCTTGAAGAAGTCATCAGCCTGCAACCGGATCGCTTGTCGGTGTTCAACTACGCGCACTTGCCAGAGCGTTTCATGCCGCAGCGCCGGATCAACACCAGCGACCTGCCCTCACCTGCCGAAAAGCTGAGCATGCTTGAGCGCACTATCGAGCAACTCACTGGCGCCGGTTATCGCTACATCGGCATGGACCATTTCGCTCTGCCAGACGATGAACTGGCGATTGCCCAGGAAGAGTCTACCCTGCAGCGCAACTTTCAGGGCTACACCACCCACGGCCATTGCGATCTGATCGGGCTGGGCGTGTCGGCCATCAGCCAGATCGGCGACCTGTACTGCCAAAACAGCAGCGACATTGCGCACTATCAGCACACGCTGGGCAGCGATCAACTCGCGACCAGCCGCGGCCTGCTGTGCAATCAGGATGATCGAATCCGCCGCGAGGTGATTCAGCACATCATCTGCAACCTGCACGTGCCGTTCCTGCGCATTGAGCAGATGTTCAACATCGACTTCAGGGGGTATTTTTCAAATCAGTGGCCGGCACTGGAAACGATGGCGGCAGATGGCTTGATTGCACTGGACAACGAACACCTGACGGTACTGCCCGCAGGGCGGCTATTGGTGCGTTCAATCTGCATGGTGTTTGATGCGTATCTGGCACAGCAAAGCCGTCAGCGTTACTCACGGGTTATCTAG
- the fnr gene encoding fumarate/nitrate reduction transcriptional regulator Fnr, which produces MSEPVKVRAHTQAHCKDCSLAPLCLPLSLNLEDMDALEEIVKRGRPLKKGEFLFRQGDAFGSVYAVRSGALKTFSLSDSGEEQITGFHLPSELVGLSGMDTDTYPVSAQALETTPVCEIPFERLDELSVQLPQLRRQLMRIMSREIRDDQQMMLLLSKKTADERIATFLVNLSARFRARGFSANQFRLSMSRNEIGNYLGLAVETVSRVFTRLQENQLITAEGKEVHILDPIKLCALAGGSVEA; this is translated from the coding sequence ATGTCCGAGCCAGTAAAAGTGCGCGCTCATACCCAGGCTCACTGCAAGGATTGCAGTCTTGCTCCCCTTTGCTTGCCTCTTTCGTTGAATTTGGAAGACATGGATGCGCTGGAGGAAATCGTCAAGCGCGGTCGCCCTCTCAAGAAAGGCGAGTTTCTGTTTCGCCAGGGCGACGCGTTCGGCTCGGTGTATGCCGTACGTTCTGGCGCACTTAAGACATTCAGTTTGAGTGACAGCGGCGAAGAACAGATCACCGGTTTCCACCTGCCCAGCGAACTGGTTGGCCTGTCGGGCATGGACACCGACACTTACCCTGTGTCGGCTCAAGCGCTCGAAACTACGCCTGTTTGCGAAATTCCTTTCGAGCGCCTGGACGAACTCTCGGTTCAACTGCCTCAATTGCGTCGCCAACTGATGCGCATCATGAGCCGAGAAATTCGTGACGATCAGCAAATGATGCTGCTGCTGTCGAAAAAGACTGCCGATGAGCGGATTGCAACCTTCCTGGTGAACCTGTCTGCACGCTTCCGCGCACGTGGCTTTTCGGCCAACCAGTTCCGCCTGAGCATGTCGCGCAACGAGATTGGTAATTACCTGGGCCTGGCGGTTGAAACGGTTTCGCGCGTGTTCACTCGCCTGCAAGAAAACCAGTTGATCACGGCTGAAGGCAAAGAAGTGCACATTCTTGATCCAATCAAGCTGTGCGCACTGGCCGGTGGTTCGGTAGAGGCCTGA
- a CDS encoding adenine phosphoribosyltransferase gives MVNDFNLKSLIRPVLDFPKPGVIFRDITPLYQSPRAMRVIADTFIERYVEAEFSHIGAMDARGFLIGSVLAHQLNKPLILFRKQGKLPADVLAEGYQTEYGEAFLEAHADSLCEGDSLLIVDDLIATGGTLIAAVNLARRMGAQVFEAAAIIDLPELGGSKRLQDLGVPTFCLTEFSLTE, from the coding sequence ATGGTCAACGACTTCAACCTCAAATCCCTGATCCGTCCAGTGCTCGATTTTCCCAAGCCAGGCGTGATCTTTCGTGACATCACCCCGCTTTACCAGTCGCCTCGCGCCATGCGGGTGATCGCCGATACCTTTATCGAGCGCTATGTCGAAGCTGAGTTCAGCCACATCGGAGCGATGGATGCCCGTGGCTTTTTGATTGGCTCAGTACTGGCTCATCAACTCAACAAACCGCTGATCCTGTTTCGCAAGCAGGGCAAATTGCCAGCCGATGTATTGGCCGAAGGCTATCAGACGGAATATGGCGAAGCGTTTCTGGAGGCTCACGCCGACAGCTTGTGCGAGGGCGATTCGCTGCTGATTGTCGACGACTTGATCGCCACGGGCGGGACGTTGATCGCCGCAGTGAACCTGGCGCGCCGCATGGGTGCCCAGGTGTTTGAAGCGGCGGCGATTATTGACCTGCCGGAACTGGGCGGCTCAAAGCGCCTGCAAGACCTGGGCGTACCGACTTTTTGCCTGACTGAGTTTTCACTGACTGAGTAA
- the recR gene encoding recombination mediator RecR gives MSFSPLIRQLIDALRTLPGVGQKTAQRMALQLLERDRSGGSRLALALSQAMDGVGHCRLCRTLTEDDLCPQCADMRRDDTLLCVVEGPMDVYAVEQTGYRGRYFVLKGHLSPLDGLGPEAIGIPQLMTRIAEQGTFKEVILATNPTVEGEATAHYIAQLLSSKGLIASRIAHGVPLGGELELVDGGTLAHSFAGRKPIAL, from the coding sequence ATGAGCTTCAGCCCCCTTATTCGCCAACTGATCGACGCCTTGCGCACTTTGCCGGGTGTGGGTCAAAAGACTGCGCAGCGCATGGCCCTGCAACTGCTTGAGCGTGATCGCAGTGGCGGTTCGCGCTTGGCGCTGGCCTTGAGTCAGGCGATGGACGGTGTGGGTCATTGCCGCCTGTGCAGAACCCTGACCGAAGATGACTTGTGCCCTCAGTGCGCTGACATGCGCCGCGATGACACGTTGCTGTGCGTGGTTGAGGGGCCAATGGATGTTTATGCCGTTGAGCAGACCGGCTATCGCGGGCGTTACTTCGTGCTCAAGGGGCATTTGTCGCCGTTGGATGGCTTGGGCCCCGAGGCGATTGGTATCCCGCAATTGATGACGCGCATTGCCGAACAGGGCACTTTCAAAGAAGTGATTCTGGCGACCAACCCGACAGTCGAAGGCGAGGCCACAGCGCACTACATTGCCCAATTGCTGAGCAGCAAAGGCCTGATCGCTTCGCGCATCGCCCACGGCGTACCGTTGGGTGGCGAGTTGGAGTTGGTGGATGGCGGCACCCTGGCGCACTCGTTTGCCGGGCGTAAACCCATCGCGTTGTAA
- a CDS encoding YbaB/EbfC family nucleoid-associated protein: protein MMKGGMAGLMKQAQQMQEKMAKMQEELANAEVTGKAGGDMVTVVMTGRHDVKRVSIDPTLLEGVSEDDREVLEDLFAAAVNDAVRKIEANSQDKMSGVTAGMQLPPGMKLPF from the coding sequence ATGATGAAAGGTGGCATGGCCGGCCTGATGAAGCAGGCGCAGCAGATGCAGGAAAAAATGGCCAAGATGCAGGAAGAACTGGCCAATGCCGAAGTCACGGGTAAGGCCGGTGGCGACATGGTGACGGTGGTCATGACTGGCCGTCATGACGTCAAGCGCGTGAGCATTGACCCAACCCTGCTCGAAGGCGTGAGCGAAGATGACCGCGAAGTGCTGGAAGATCTGTTCGCTGCTGCCGTCAATGACGCCGTGCGCAAGATCGAAGCCAACAGCCAGGACAAAATGTCTGGCGTGACCGCTGGCATGCAACTGCCGCCGGGCATGAAGCTGCCATTCTAA